In one window of Plasmodium cynomolgi strain B DNA, chromosome 13, whole genome shotgun sequence DNA:
- a CDS encoding hypothetical protein (putative): protein MLAEKEKEIDKIHSQIKEKEVTIDKKKNEIEEKEKYINSIKNKYDNAQKELLEKMNECISIENKCKSKLYEYDEKFGLFNKKIKEMEEREKEIENERKNIERKEKMLSNDKKELEEEKMLTMKEKNELEMLKKELDSLEKEKKKIIECEYSNLQNKEEELRRNERSNLIKENELKSRIDKYNELIDELNKSKKELENERIKMMDQLENEKMKFANEKKHLEMEKENERSYMKEELNKERMIMVGDVDKMKMIMLEDMERTKNAMLDNVEKENKRMREEVENERRVMLKSMEEDKEQFKVYVEKKCKENLENEKLTLEKKYKEEANKLQNEIANERKKILKDRDSFEQQKKIYEEEFRSKCEKYEESIQKKYELLDEEKSKMKYLIMKEQEELENFKKRVYLDIEEEKDKLYVQQEKLNLEKENLQVEESRKIFDEQLEKIKKNKEELLIYDKDLKSKEINLIEKEKEQKKNEDELHKKKEKLNEFDSDLKEYSGKLQGREKKLKEKKNELQKVKDQLVNYKNSLKQKEVQFQMIEKREKELIDEQTVIQIDRNSLEAEKKQFLLMKEKHDKDTEFIQEQLKLLHEQLKNKEKSLKEKENEINLLNKLQNCRSKNAKGAIISLKNLENRKLSSNLSRTSNSKNRVKVKIIGKNRLDLIRRKNRKKSINFNYNNLEINNSIQYIDSMINENFKNKPFLKYKNGNSLGLSEAFHPIDGVDNSDMRINTTGKEVKPGGSNRTSPYDSSAPQVDASYSHINEKGGVNVSTYGRKNTANYSLPPDGAHYSENNSSKNKHPGSATLMGNAGTKSRSNFEKEPFNQVGNFGVNGDHRVVNDNNMVGNAAEDFTNDMDSHTNEYVENYKENADANKDYFGGPRNRHYKKDLGKMEAQSYASQEGRSGSSAAVKGNYNYGYGGEGGETLEEGRYERQHSAYANGNKTASPNGGIFSDGHDQRDRRDNRDNRDNRDQRNHRDNRDNRDNHNSYNINNLSTNIKMGNSNLTYASNSKNTSRMNFKEHRLQEHGDNMLASLNVNNLIESDLIDVKSNYGNFSGQQNSKYDGDLLLTNYEQRDMNVMMGEEENEQPHQQHQQHQQLQQLQQQEGGKDYGDYAENKEPKQDVQRIDTINKNISTINDDVDHINSNINNINDNLHKINSHVHGGEDIPRGFPPKGDGGMGAQKGKGNDQVSKNRSRNGNENGNGKNLVPLNQIDILVNRNMQSINHMSSLMQSGKKMKAPLNKQTENCRIISQAKNKDNRGNTGNKDMRDNRDVRDNRDIRAIRDNFFNHNNEENDTIKKESSFNEFLEDINSDNYYGNAGKGIAEKEENDDFYHNMEKSLNSRNLNDSYDYKHLGKPSGGGEYEEDYSHEYGGGPHNRSVYEATNRSFQTASQKKTNVKMMPENGYNSDSNVLRGNNFATGEENCRRLNSNSIAQGNENNFKTRNNSSNVYYDNDQNAPPSYRNDMTRNMRSKKQELYKDNFVLNTNEQKHPFYDKSGKHLDQVGNPAGREGGMGENKSNTAYMRRPDADANVHMGKHAGKGDGRGGSKANLVDPSTNRNVHRSASNNASNNASNNAGNNANKNANLVGIKGFMKGMQNGRELGTAGSGGNSIIEQLDKTLLNKSIMMNKTKKK, encoded by the exons atgctagcagaaaaggaaaaagagatAGATAAGATACATTCCcaaattaaggaaaaagaagtaaccattgataaaaaaaaaaacgaaattgaggagaaggaaaaatatattaactcGATAAAGAACAAGTACGACAATGCACAGAAAGAGTTgctagaaaaaatgaacgaatgCATTAGCATCGAAAATAAGTGTAAGAGCAAGCTGTACGAATATGATGAAAAGTTCGGACTGTTCAACAAGAAAAtcaaagaaatggaagagcgggaaaaggaaattgaaaatgagaggaaaaatatagagagaaaggaaaaaatgctaagcaatgataaaaaagaattggaagaagaaaaaatgctcaccatgaaggagaaaaacgagCTGGAGATGCTGAAGAAGGAACTGGACTCACtcgaaaaagagaagaaaaaaataatcgaatGTGAATACAgtaatttgcaaaataaggAAGAGGAACTGAGAAGAAATGAGCGAAGCAACCTGATCAAGGAAAACGAATTGAAAAGTAGAATCGATAAGTATAACGAGCTAATCGATGAGCTTAACAAgagcaaaaaggaattagAAAATGAGAGAATCAAAATGATGGACCaattagaaaatgaaaaaatgaaatttgcaaatgaaaaaaaacacttggagatggaaaaggaaaatgaaagaagttACATGAAGGAGGAGCTGAACAAGGAAAGGATGATCATGGTAGGAGATGTGGACAAGATGAAAATGATCATGTTGGAAGACATGGAAAGGACGAAAAATGCTATGCTGGATAAtgtagaaaaggaaaacaaaaggatGAGGGAAGAAGTAGAAAATGAAAGGAGAGTCATGCTAAAAAGCATGGAAGAGGATAAGGAGCAGTTCAAAGTTTATGTCGAAAAGAAGTGCaaagaaaatttagaaaatgaaaaattaacgctggaaaaaaaatacaaagagGAAGCCAACAAACTGCAAAACGAAATTGcaaatgagagaaaaaaaatcctcaaaGATAGAGACTCCTTCGAGCAACAGAAAAAGATATATGAGGAGGAATTCCGTTCAAAGTGCGAGAAGTATGAAGAGAGTATACAGAAAAAGTACGAACTTCtggacgaagaaaaaagcaaaatgaagtacCTTATAATGAAGGAGCAGGAAGAGTTAGAGAACTTCAAAAAGAGGGTGTACCTTGACatagaggaagaaaaagacaaGCTCTACGTACAACAAGAAAAGCTAAAtctggaaaaggaaaatttacaA GTTGAAGAGTcgcgaaaaatatttgacgagcaattagaaaaaattaaaaagaacaaagaagAACTGCTAATCTATGACAAGGACTTAAAATCGAAAGAAATCAACCtcatcgaaaaggaaaaggaacagaaaaaaaacgaagacgAATTAcataagaagaaggaaaagctgAACGAATTTGACAGCGATTTGAAGGAGTACAGTGGTAAGCTacaaggaagagaaaaaaaactgaaggaaaaaaaaaacgaattacaAAAGGTTAAAGATCAGTTAgtgaattataaaaatagcttAAAGCAAAAGGAGGTACAATTTCAAATGATCGAGAAGAGAGAAAAGGAGCTCATTGACGAGCAGACAGTCATTCAAATTGATAGAAACAGCCTGGAAGCGGAGAAAAAGCAGTTTTTACTcatgaaggagaagcacGACAAGGACACCGAATTTATACAAGAGCAGCTAAAACTCTTGCATGAACAATTgaagaataaagaaaagtcactcaaggaaaaagaaaacgagaTTAACCTGTTGAATAAGTTACAGAACTGTCGaagtaaaaatgcaaagggggCAATCATATCTCTCAAAAATTTAGAGAACAGGAAGCTCAGCTCGAATCTCTCCAGAACCAGCAACTCCAAGAACAGAGTCAAGGTGAAAATTATTGGCAAAAACAGACTAGACCTAATccgaagaaaaaacagaaaaaaaagcatcaattttaattacaaCAATCTCGAAATTAATAATAGCATTCAATATATTGACAGCATGATAAATGAAAACTTCAAAAACAAGCCTTTTTTGAAGTATAAGAATGGAAACAGTTTGGGACTGTCGGAGGCATTTCATCCCATTGACGGGGTAGACAATAGTGACATGAGGATCAATACAACAGGGAAAGAAGTGAAACCGGGGGGGTCAAATAGGACGTCCCCGTATGACAGTAGTGCACCCCAGGTGGACGCTTCGTATAGTCATATTAACGAGAAAGGGGGTGTTAACGTGTCTACTTATGGTAGAAAAAACACGGCCAATTATTCGCTACCCCCCGACGGGGCTCACTACTCGGAGAACAACTCCAGTAAGAACAAGCACCCGGGTAGCGCCACCCTCATGGGCAACGCGGGTACCAAATCGAGAAGCAACTTTGAAAAGGAGCCCTTCAATCAAGTAGGTAATTTCGGCGTGAATGGCGACCATCGCGTGGTGAACGACAACAATATGGTTGGCAATGCTGCCGAGGATTTTACGAACGATATGGATAGTCACACGAACGAGTATGTAGAGAACTACAAAGAAAACGCGGATGCGAATAAGGACTATTTTGGTGGCCCAAGGAACAGGCATTATAAGAAGGACTTGGGAAAGATGGAGGCGCAGAGCTACGCGTCCCaggaggggagaagcggtaGCAGCGCGGCGGTGAAGGGTAATTACAATTACGGCTACGGAGGGGAAGGCGGCGAGACCCTGGAGGAGGGGCGGTACGAGAGGCAGCACAGCGCCTACGCGAATGGGAATAAGACCGCCTCCCCCAATGGGGGCATCTTCAGCGACGGCCACGACCAGCGCGATCGGCGCGACAACCGTGACAACCGCGACAACCGCGACCAGCGCAACCACCGTGACAACCGTGACAACCGCGACAACCACAACAGCTACAACATTAACAACCTGAGCACGAACATCAAGATGGGGAACAGCAACTTGACGTACGCCTCCAACTCGAAGAACACCTCGAGGATGAATTTCAAGGAGCACCGACTCCAAGAGCATGGCGATAACATGCTGGCGTCATTAAACGTCAACAATTTAATAGAGTCCGATTTGATAGATGTAAAAAGTAACTACGGTAACTTCTCAGGTCAGCAGAATAGTAAGTACGATGGAGATTTGCTGCTAACCAATTATGAGCAAAGAGACATGAACGTGATgatgggggaggaggagaatgAGCAGCCGCACCAGCAGCACCAGCAGCATCAGCAGCTTCAGCAGCTTcagcagcaggagggggggaaggacTATGGAGATTATGCGGAGAACAAAGAACCCAAGCAGGACGTCCAACGGATTGATAccattaacaaaaatattagcACCATTAACGATGACGTGGACCACATAAACAGCAAcataaataacataaatgataatttgcacaaaattaaCAGCCATGTGCATGGGGGCGAGGACATACCGAGGGGGTTCCCACCCAAAGGAGACGGGGGGATGGGCgctcaaaaagggaaaggcaaCGATCAGGTCAGCAAAAATAGAAGCAGAAATGGGAATGAGAATgggaatgggaaaaatttaGTCCCCCTCAACCAGATAGACATTCTCGTGAACAGAAACATGCAGTCGATAAACCACATGTCAAGCTTAAtgcaaagtgggaagaaaatgaaggcGCCACTGAACAAGCAGACAGAAAATTGCAGAATCATCAGTCAGGCAAAAAACAAGGACAACCGGGGTAACACGGGTAACAAGGACATGCGGGACAATCGGGACGTTCGGGACAATCGGGATATTCGGGCCATCCGGGACAACTTTTTTAACCACaacaatgaagaaaatgacacgataaaaaaggagagcagTTTTAACGAATTTCTGGAGGACATAAATTCGGACAACTACTACGGCAATGCCGGCAAGGGTATCgccgaaaaggaagaaaacgacGATTTTTATCATAACATGGAAAAATCACTAAACAGTAGAAATTTGAATGATTCGTATGATTACAAGCATTTGGGGAAGCCAAGCGGGGGTGGTGAGTACGAGGAGGACTACAGTCACGAGTACGGAGGGGGCCCGCACAACCGCAGTGTTTACGAAGCTACGAATCGCTCTTTTCAGACAGCCTCCCAAAAGAAAACCAACGTAAAGATGATGCCAGAAAATGGTTACAACAGTGACAGTAACGTATTGAGGGGTAATAATTTCGCCACAGGTGAAGAAAATTGCAGAAGACTGAATTCGAATTCCATCGCCcaaggaaatgaaaacaatTTCAAGACGAGAAACAACAGCAGCAACGTCTACTACGACAACGATCAGAATGCGCCCCCAAGCTACAGGAATGACATGACGCGCAACATGCGGAGCAAAAAGCAGGAACTCTACAAagataattttgttttaaacaCAAACGAGCAGAAGCACCCGTTTTATGATAAAAGTGGTAAACATCTCGATCAGGTGGGGAACCCTGCTGGTCGGGAAGGCGGCATGGGTGAGAACAAGAGCAACACTGCGTACATGAGAAGGCCAGATGCCGACGCTAACGTACACATGGGTAAGCATGCCGGCAAGGGTGACGGCAGGGGGGGCAGCAAGGCCAATTTAGTGGACCCAAGCACGAACAGGAACGTGCACAGGAGCGCGAGTAATAATGCAAGCAATAATGCGAGCAATAATGCGGGCAATAATGCGAACAAGAACGCCAACCTGGTGGGGATAAAGGGATTCATGAAGGGTATGCAAAATGGGCGCGAGCTCGGCACCGCGGGCAGCGGCGGGAATAGCATAATCGAGCAGCTCGACAAAACCCTGCTGAACAAATCCATCATGATGAACAAGACCAAAAAGAAGTGA